Below is a window of Haloglycomyces albus DSM 45210 DNA.
GGCCATTCTGCGCGACCAGTCGCAGGTGTCGTTGCGCCCCATGCAAGCTGAATCGCTTCCCTCCGTCATTGAAGTCGGCGGCCAGGAAATGGCGGTCTCGACCGCCGACTGAGTACATTATCCGCGACTCGTACGGATGCGGGCAAGTGACGGCTCTATACGTCCTGCCCTTTGGCTTTGCGCACCAGTGCCCAGGCTCCGGGCAAGAGACCGGCCGCCAGTAGGATCTTCAGGGCGTCGCCGACGAGGAAAGGAAGCACGCCCTTTTCCAAAGCCGTCACGGCGTCAAGATTGGCGGCGGTGGCCAGGTACGGCGTACCGATGGCATAGATGACCACGTTCCCCAGCAGCATCAGGCCGACGGTGCCCATGACCTTACGGTCCGTACCACGGCGTGCTGCCAGTGCACCGACCAGTACCCCCGCCACGAGGAAGCCGGGGATGTACCCGAAGCTGGCCATGGCGTATCCCGCCGACGCATCCGCGAACCACGGCACACCGGCGACTCCGGCAACGAGGTAAAGACTCAGCGACAGGGCCGCCCGAGCCGGCCCGAAGGAGGCGCCCACCAGAAGGGCGCCAAAAGTCTGGAGAGTAAAGGGGACCGGGCTGATCACCGGAATCGTAAACGCGATTTGGGCGGTCACACCAACCAGAGCCGCTCCGGTCAGAGCCAGAACTCCTTCACGGGCGATCGTCTGGGCCCGTCCATTGCTCCAGGGAATAAGGTCGGTCAGCACCCGAGGTCCGGCCTCGACGGCGGTAACAGCCATGTGGAGATCCTCCAACTAGGTTTGTAGGTAATGCACAGGATTAAAGCTGAGATTACCTCATAGTCGGTCGTCCTTGACATCCGGTCAGATGAGATTGAACCGATCACACAGCCAAGAGCCGGGCCGACCGTTCGGTTCAACCCGGCTCTCAGCATTCGTGTCACGCGATCAGCGCAGCGAACCGCCGACGCTACTTGCGTTTCTCGACTTCCTCCAGAAGCTGCGGCAGGACGTCGAAGAGGTTACCGACGACACCGAAATCAGCCATGGAGAAAATCGGGGCGTCGGAGTCCTTGTTCACCGCGACGATGACGCGAGAAGTCTGCATACCCGCGCGGTGCTGAATGGCACCCGAGATTCCGGCAGCCACGTACAGCTGTGGGCTGACGGTGGTACCGGTTTGGCCGACCTGGAATTTGTGGGGATAGAATCCCGAGTCGGTCGCGGCACGCGAAGCACCCACCGCAGCGCCGAAGGAATCGGCCACCTTTTCGATCAAGGCGAAGTCGTCGGCCGAACCAACACCACGACCACCGGAGATGATGACGTCCGCCTCGGTGAGACCTGGACGGTCCCCGGCAGGCTCGTCCACCGTCTCCACGATCGACACCTTCTTGGCGTCATCGCTGAGACTCACGTCGACGGCCTCTTCGCTCGGTGTGCTCGGAGCGGGCTCGGCGTTCACCGCTCCGGCCTTCACCGTCGCGATGGTGAATCCGTCGGTGACCTTCGAGGTGACGATACGGGATCCGGCGAAGATGTCCTGACGAGCAACACCGTCGGAGTCCAGCGTGGAGATATCGGTCAGGAAGCCCCGGTTGAGGGCAACGGCCAGTCGTCCCACGATGGCCTTACCTTCGTCGGAACCGGGCAGCAGGATGCCGCCCCAGTCCTGCCCCTGAGCGATGGAGGTGATCGCCTCGGCCTTCGGAGCCGCAAAGTACGAATCAACCTGCGGTTCGTTAACGCGGTACAGCGTCGTCGCACCGTACTCGGCCGCCGCCGCGGCACCCTCCTCATTGAACGCCACTGCCGCCACTTCGCCCAAGCTGCGAGCCAAGGTCAAGATTTCACCGGCGTGTCGAGAATTGTCCGGAACGTATACGAGAATCTGGGACATAGCGCGCTCCTAAATGAATTTCTCGTTGACAAGGAATTCGGCAAGGGCACGTCCGCCTTCGCCTTCATCGGTGACAATCGTGCCCGCACTGCGCTCGGGACGGGCTTCCACGCTCAGCACCTCGTTGGTGGCCCCGGCCTCTCCGACCGTTCCGGCCTCGACGCCCAGGTCCTCCAGGCTCAGGGATTCGATCGGCTTGCGCTTCGCCGCCATGATTCCCTTAAGAGAGGGGTACCGAGGCGTATTGATGGTGTCCCATACCGACACGATGGCAGGCAGCTGAGCTTCCAGCTTGCTGTAGCCATTGGCGCGCTGGTGCTCCACCGTAACGGTCTGACCGTCCACTTCCAGGCTGCGAGCACCGGTCAGGGCCGCCGCTCCGGTGTGGGCGGACAGCATATGCGGCATGACACCCATGCCCGAGTCGGTGGACTCGGCACCGGCGATGACCAGGTCCCAGTCCTGTCGCTTCAAGGCCGCGGCCAGAATCGAGGACGTACCGAGTGCGTCGGATCCCGCGATGGCCTCGTCACTGACGTGAACGGCTTTGTCCACTCCCATGGCCAGGACTTTACGAATCGTCTCTGTCGCCTGGTCGGGTCCGATCGTCAGAACGGTGACGGAACCGTCATGCTTTTCTTTCAGTTGCAGGGCGGCTTCGACGGCATATTCGTCGAGCTCACCCATGACGTTATTGGAGCCGTCGCGGTCCACCCGCTTATCGGCATTCAGATTTCTCTCGAGCCCGGAGTCGGGGACCTGTTTAACAAGGACCACGATGTCCATCGGCACAACCTCCACTATCTAATGGTCTGGCCTCAATTGTGGCAGTGTTTCCTGCCGCCAAACATTCGCCAGTGCCACTGGCGTGGCCGGCGTGTGTCCCCGGTGTGAGGCTCACACCGGGGACAACGGTCAATCGACGGTCAACCCGTCGATCATCCGCGTTTTTCAAGGTTCCCGTACACCCGGCTTGGACTCGGGGAGACCTCGAATCGGTGTCTTAAACGACACTATACCTCCTAAGTTACTGACAAGTAATAGCGGTGGGGTCTTCGCATTAAGCCGCCCGGACAAGGCATCATAGCGGTATGATCAGAGTCTTGATTTTCACATTCCTCGCTTACCTGGCGCTGGTGATCGCCTCCTTGTCCGACTGCTTGGGAGGCGAAGAAGAGCCGCGTAAATTTACCCGCGGCTCGTGGGCGGCCATAATTCTGCTGATACCGATCATCGGTGCCGTTTGCTGGTTCGTTTTCGGGAAACACCGCCCCGAGCCGGGCACCGGCGGTTCGGCGCGACCCAACAACGGCTCCCACGGCCCGATCGCCCCGGACGACAACCCCGATTTCCTCCGAGATTTGGACAAACGACTCCGTGATAATGACCGGAACAAGAACGACGAGTGACCTTGCCCCGGCGAGTCGTCGCGGTACGGGAACCACCGAACGGCATAACCCGGCTCGGTGTCGCCCTGCCGCGTTATGCCGATTGGCGCCTTTGCCCCTTGTCGTGACGTCCCTTCCCCTGCCAACCCAAGCGCGAGGATTTTTCCGAACGGGGCACCAGGGTAGGGCTGACGTTTTTACGCACCGCTTCGGTGGTGATGCGCACCTTTTCGACTTCATCCGACCGTGAGGGAATTTCAAACATCATCGGTTGCAGGACTTCTTCCAGAATGGCACGCAGTCCACGCGCTCCCGTACCCCGCAGCCGCGCCTGCTCCACGATCGGCTCCAATGCGCCTTCCTCGAACTCCAATTCGACGCCGTCCAGTTCGAAAAGCCGTTGATACTGCTTGACCAGGGCATTACGCGGCTCAGTGAGAATGCGGAGAAGCGTGTCGGAATCCAGTTCGTCGACCGCCGTCAACACCGGAAGGCGTCCCACGATCTCGGGAATGAGGCCGTAGTTCAACAGGTCCTCCGGCATCGGATGCTCGGGCTGGCGCAGCTCGGGTTCTTCGACGTCGGAGGCGGGGTTGGAAAAGCCCACGGTGTGTTTCCCGAGACGTTGGTCGACGAATTCGTCCAGGCCGTCGAAAGCTCCGCCGCAGATAAACAGAATATTGGTGGTGTCGATCTGATAATTGTCCGTCTGCGGATGTTTACGCCCGCCCTGCGGAGGCACGGTGGCGGTGGTTCCCTCCAGAATCTTGAGCAGTGACTGCTGCACGCCTTCACCGGAAACGTCCCGCGTAATAGACGGACTGGGAGCCTTGCGGCCCACCTTGTCTATTTCGTCGATGTACAGGATTCCGCTCTCCGCTCGCTTGAGATCGAAATCCGCCGATTGGATCAGTTTGAGGAGGATGTTTTCGACGTCGTCTCCCACGTAACCGGCCTCGGTCAACGTGGTGGCATCGGCGATCGCGAACGGAACGTCAAGCATTCGTGCGAGGGTTTCGGCCAAATGGGTCTTACCCGACCCGGTCGGACCGATCATGAGGATATTGGATTTCTGGAGCTCGATTCCGTCCTTACCGCCGTGAGACTCCACGCTCTCGGCCTGGATTCGTTTGTAGTGGTTATAAACCGCGACGGCCAGGGTCTTCTTGGCGCGATCCTGCCCCACGACGAATTGATCGAGGAAATCGACCACCTCTTTGGGTTTGGGCAGTTCCGACATTGCCGCATCGGCGTCTTCGAGCAGTTCCTCTTCGATGATCTCATTACACAGATCAATGCATTCCACGCAGATGTACACCTGTGGGCCGGCGATCAATCGCCCCACCTGACGTTGAGTCTTCGAACAGAAGGAGCATTTCAATATGTCGTCATGTCCAAGACGTGCCACCATAAATTTGCTCCTGTTCTCAACAGTCTCAAGCACACTCATACGTCCGGCGAACGCCGAACCATTCTTTCATTATTTCTCATATCTGCTCGTGGTGCCACTTCATGGTTGAGGCAATCCTGTTTCAATTCCACAAAGATTACGGCGCCGATCGACACCCCGCAGTGCACCACTGCCAAGGGTAGTCGTTATCGGCGACGATTGGCCGGGTTTCCGCCTCTCCTGACGCAAAGCAGTCGAGGCGCACCCCTCGGGCGCGCCTCGACAATTCAGTTCCGGTATGCCTTTCCACGAACGCATCGACCGACCGGATCGGACGTCGCCGTCTTACTTCGAACGTGCGTTCTTCTTGCGGTAGGCCAGGATGTTGTCCACCAGTCCGTACTCCGCCGCCTCTTCGGCGGTGAAGATCTTGTCACGTTCGATGTCCTTGCGGATACGTTCCACATCGTTTCCGGTGTGACGCGCCAAGACTTCTTCCAGTTGGTCACGCATCCGCATGATTTCGCGAGCCTGGATCTCCATGTCGGAAGCCTGCCCGAAGGTGCCTTCGGTAGCCGGCTGGTGGATGATGACACGGGAGTTGGGAAGTGCGGTCCGTTTACCGGGCGTCCCCGCTGCCAGCAGCACCGCCGCCGCCGAGGCCGCCTGTCCCATGCAGACGGTCTGAATGTCGGGGCGAACATACTGCATCGTGTCGTAAATGGCCATCAGAGCCGTCAGTGATCCACCGGGAGAGTTGATGTACATGACGATGTCGCGTTCGGGGTCATTGCCCTCCAACACGATCAACTGGCTCATAATGTCATTGGCCGAGGTGTCGTCTACCGGTGACCCGAGAAAGATGATTCGGTCCTCGAACATCTTGTTGTACGGGTTCATCTCCTTCACGCCGTACGAGGTCTTCTCGGTGTACGACGGAACGATGTAACGCGCATTCGGCTGGTATTCGCCGGGGAATTGCATCTCCACTGTGCTGTCCTCTCTTAGCTATCGCCTGTAGAAGCGTCCGAAACGCGCTGAACTACGTGGTCGATGAATCCGTACTCCAGAGCCTGCTCGGCAGTGAACCAACGGTCTCGATCGGAATCCACTTCAATGGTCTCGGGTGATTGACCCGTGTGATGGGAGATCAATTCCAAGAACATCTGCTTGGTATACAGCATTTGATCGGCCAGGATGGCCACATCGGATGCCGTACCGCCAATGCCGCCGGACGGCTGGTGCATCAATACCTTGGCGTGCGGCAAAGCGAACCGTTTTCCGGAAGTACCGGCACACAGCAGCAACTGCCCCATCGACGCCGCCATTCCCATGCCGACGGTGACGACGTCGTTCTTGATGTACTGCATGGTGTCATAAATGGCCATGCCGTCGTAGACGGAACCACCCGGGGAATTGATGTACAGCTTGATGTCACGTTCGGGGTCTTCCGCCTCCAGCAACAACAACTGAGCGCTGAGGCGATTGGCGACCTCGGCGTTGACTTCGCTGCCGAGGAAGATAACCCGCTCTTTCAACAAGCGCTCATATACAGTGTCGTCCAGGCCCGCGCCAGGACTGGAACCGCCCTGCCGAGAGGTCGGCAGGAATTGGTTTGAATCAGTCATCATTGTCCTTTCTATTTCGACATAATGACTCCAGCTTTAATACTTAGACCTTAACCCGCGAAGCGGCCTGACGGACACGGATATGCCCTCTGTTCGCTGCAAGCAGAGCGGGGAATATCCCTGGCGGACGCCATAAATCCACTCGTGGCGGTGCTGTAAGGCCAATCGAGCCCCAGACAGCGAAAACCGTGCCGGTCATCGACCGACACGGTTTCAAAAATGAGCCCTAACAGGCTATTTGGTTTCCGCCTCAGCGCTCTCGCCTTCGGCTTCGTCGCTGCTCTGTTCTTCCGGGCTTTCACCGAAGAGGGCGACCTTGTCCAGAGTGTTACCGTCGCTGTCGACGACGGTCGCTTCCTCCACGACCTTCTCCAGGGCCATCTTCTGACGTGCCTGAACGGCGATCTGCTGGAGCTGGCCGCTGGAACGCAGCTGCTCGATGAACTCGGGGAACTTGTCCTGCGCTACTCCGTTCATCTGAGCCATGCGAGCGGCCTCGGAGAGGATCATGTCGCCGTTGGGCTCGACTTCCTTCTCCCCGGCAATGCGGCCCAGCACGATCGACTGCTTCAGGTTCTGTTCCACGTCCTGCTTCAGGTCGGCGTCGAACTCCTCTTCGGTCTTACCGATCTGCTGCAGGTACACTTCCATGCCACCCATTTGACCGACCTGTTCGTTCAGGTGGTTCTTGGTGTGCTCGATCTCGGAGTCCACGGTCCCTTGCGGAAGCGGCAGGTCCAGATCGGCCAGAAGCGCTTCGAGGACCTTCTCTCGGGCCTCGGTGCGAACGTCGTTCTCGGCCTGATCGGTCAGACGCTTCCGGGTGTCCTCACGCAGTTCTTCAAGAGTGTCGACGCTTGCCGACATCTCCGCGAATTCGTCGTTGAGCTCGGGAAGTTCACGCTCCTTGACCTTCTCGACGCTGATGTCGATGTCGGCCTCGGAACCGGCTTCCTCTCCGGCAACGAGACTGGATTGAATCCGTTTTTCGTCGCCGGCCTTCATTCCGACCAACGCTTCATCCAGGCCGTCAAGCAGGTTTCCAGAGCCGACCTCGTGGCTCATACCGCTGACCGAGCCGCCCTCAACCTCTTCTCCGTCACGCGTGGCTTTGAGGTCGATGACGACGAAGTCGCCGTTGTCCGCGGGGCGGTCAACGGTCGTCAACGAGGAGAACCGGAGGCGCTGCTGCTCCAGGTCGGAATCGATGTCCTCTTCGGTGACCTTACCGGCTTCGACGTTGACCTTCAGGTCGGCGAAGTTCGGCAGTTCAAAGTCGGGGGCGACGTCCGCCTCTACCACGAACTCCAAAGGCTTATCGGTCTCGATCGGGTTGACCTCAACCAGTTCCGGACGCCCAAGAAGGTTCAGTTCCTTTTCACTGACTGCGGTCGAGAGATTGGCCTGAATAGCTGGGTCCATCGCCTGTGCGTACACCGACTCGCGACCGACGCGCTGGTCGATCACGGCTTTGGGGGCCTTGCCAGGACGGAAACCGGGAACGCGAACCTGCTGCCCCACCTGCTTGTACGCCTCGTCGATGTACGGTGCCAAATCGTCAAAGGGCACTTCCACCGTTAGCCGTACCCTGGTCGGATTCAGGGTCTCGACGGTACTTTTCACAGGCGTACTCCTATATCAATCTCTTAATCGGGAAATTTCCTCATCTAGGTGGTATCACCACTTCGAGTGGTGCGACCGGGCTTGTTTCACTACCCCGGCGACGCCACTAAACCACCCAAACCACGAGTGTATGCCCTACGCCCCGGCATGTCCCCGCGGGTGTGGCATAACTCGCTCGCCCGCCGACGGGACCGCTCCACCACAACAAGGCGCATCCACGACTGCCCGCACGGGCCGATCAGATGTATACCTGACTCTCGCACCCATTAAACGCCATTTACCGGGCTGTTCAATCCCCACCCTGAACCACAAGCGCGTGGCTCACAATGTGATCCACGAGATATTTGGGACCCCACTGGAAACCTCGGGGGAGAATGCGCTACAGTGGAGAACGTCCACGGGGGCAACAAACCGTGGCAAGCGGGTGTAGCTTAATGGTAAAGCCTTAGTCTTCCAAACTAATGACGCGAGTTCGATTCTCGTCACCCGCTCCAAACAACGAAGATCCCGGTCCCACGTGGGACCGGGATCTTTTATTGCCGCGCCGTCGGTAATCCACGACAGGGGCGCCATTCATCCCTCAAGCCGCCCATAACGCCGGAAACCGACATACAGCGCGATACAAACAATGACCGTCACCCCACCACTATGGGAGAACCGAAGGCCCGGTGCACCTTCGCCGTATCGCTGACGTTCGTTCGGTAGACCTCGGTGAGCCCGCGACGATCCCGCTCACGACAGTATATGGAGGATATCGGCGTTCTGTCACAGTTCCACCAGTCAGCAATGAGCCTCGAGCGTCGTACATGAAGCGTTCAGAGGGGAATACTTCCATCAACGTCGTCCCAATAGAAATCGACCACTGGATCGAACAGCGTTCCCCCATGATCCGTCTAGAAGCAACACCGGGGCGGACGCCACCCTATCGGTGACGACCTGGAGTCCGATAGACGTCTGCCATCCGACCTCTCCCGCATCGGTGGTGGGGAGATTCGGCCAA
It encodes the following:
- a CDS encoding biotin transporter BioY translates to MAVTAVEAGPRVLTDLIPWSNGRAQTIAREGVLALTGAALVGVTAQIAFTIPVISPVPFTLQTFGALLVGASFGPARAALSLSLYLVAGVAGVPWFADASAGYAMASFGYIPGFLVAGVLVGALAARRGTDRKVMGTVGLMLLGNVVIYAIGTPYLATAANLDAVTALEKGVLPFLVGDALKILLAAGLLPGAWALVRKAKGQDV
- a CDS encoding electron transfer flavoprotein subunit alpha/FixB family protein, coding for MSQILVYVPDNSRHAGEILTLARSLGEVAAVAFNEEGAAAAAEYGATTLYRVNEPQVDSYFAAPKAEAITSIAQGQDWGGILLPGSDEGKAIVGRLAVALNRGFLTDISTLDSDGVARQDIFAGSRIVTSKVTDGFTIATVKAGAVNAEPAPSTPSEEAVDVSLSDDAKKVSIVETVDEPAGDRPGLTEADVIISGGRGVGSADDFALIEKVADSFGAAVGASRAATDSGFYPHKFQVGQTGTTVSPQLYVAAGISGAIQHRAGMQTSRVIVAVNKDSDAPIFSMADFGVVGNLFDVLPQLLEEVEKRK
- a CDS encoding electron transfer flavoprotein subunit beta/FixA family protein, producing the protein MDIVVLVKQVPDSGLERNLNADKRVDRDGSNNVMGELDEYAVEAALQLKEKHDGSVTVLTIGPDQATETIRKVLAMGVDKAVHVSDEAIAGSDALGTSSILAAALKRQDWDLVIAGAESTDSGMGVMPHMLSAHTGAAALTGARSLEVDGQTVTVEHQRANGYSKLEAQLPAIVSVWDTINTPRYPSLKGIMAAKRKPIESLSLEDLGVEAGTVGEAGATNEVLSVEARPERSAGTIVTDEGEGGRALAEFLVNEKFI
- a CDS encoding PLDc N-terminal domain-containing protein, whose translation is MIRVLIFTFLAYLALVIASLSDCLGGEEEPRKFTRGSWAAIILLIPIIGAVCWFVFGKHRPEPGTGGSARPNNGSHGPIAPDDNPDFLRDLDKRLRDNDRNKNDE
- the clpX gene encoding ATP-dependent Clp protease ATP-binding subunit ClpX, giving the protein MARLGHDDILKCSFCSKTQRQVGRLIAGPQVYICVECIDLCNEIIEEELLEDADAAMSELPKPKEVVDFLDQFVVGQDRAKKTLAVAVYNHYKRIQAESVESHGGKDGIELQKSNILMIGPTGSGKTHLAETLARMLDVPFAIADATTLTEAGYVGDDVENILLKLIQSADFDLKRAESGILYIDEIDKVGRKAPSPSITRDVSGEGVQQSLLKILEGTTATVPPQGGRKHPQTDNYQIDTTNILFICGGAFDGLDEFVDQRLGKHTVGFSNPASDVEEPELRQPEHPMPEDLLNYGLIPEIVGRLPVLTAVDELDSDTLLRILTEPRNALVKQYQRLFELDGVELEFEEGALEPIVEQARLRGTGARGLRAILEEVLQPMMFEIPSRSDEVEKVRITTEAVRKNVSPTLVPRSEKSSRLGWQGKGRHDKGQRRQSA
- a CDS encoding ATP-dependent Clp protease proteolytic subunit; amino-acid sequence: MQFPGEYQPNARYIVPSYTEKTSYGVKEMNPYNKMFEDRIIFLGSPVDDTSANDIMSQLIVLEGNDPERDIVMYINSPGGSLTALMAIYDTMQYVRPDIQTVCMGQAASAAAVLLAAGTPGKRTALPNSRVIIHQPATEGTFGQASDMEIQAREIMRMRDQLEEVLARHTGNDVERIRKDIERDKIFTAEEAAEYGLVDNILAYRKKNARSK
- a CDS encoding ClpP family protease — encoded protein: MTDSNQFLPTSRQGGSSPGAGLDDTVYERLLKERVIFLGSEVNAEVANRLSAQLLLLEAEDPERDIKLYINSPGGSVYDGMAIYDTMQYIKNDVVTVGMGMAASMGQLLLCAGTSGKRFALPHAKVLMHQPSGGIGGTASDVAILADQMLYTKQMFLELISHHTGQSPETIEVDSDRDRWFTAEQALEYGFIDHVVQRVSDASTGDS
- the tig gene encoding trigger factor; the protein is MKSTVETLNPTRVRLTVEVPFDDLAPYIDEAYKQVGQQVRVPGFRPGKAPKAVIDQRVGRESVYAQAMDPAIQANLSTAVSEKELNLLGRPELVEVNPIETDKPLEFVVEADVAPDFELPNFADLKVNVEAGKVTEEDIDSDLEQQRLRFSSLTTVDRPADNGDFVVIDLKATRDGEEVEGGSVSGMSHEVGSGNLLDGLDEALVGMKAGDEKRIQSSLVAGEEAGSEADIDISVEKVKERELPELNDEFAEMSASVDTLEELREDTRKRLTDQAENDVRTEAREKVLEALLADLDLPLPQGTVDSEIEHTKNHLNEQVGQMGGMEVYLQQIGKTEEEFDADLKQDVEQNLKQSIVLGRIAGEKEVEPNGDMILSEAARMAQMNGVAQDKFPEFIEQLRSSGQLQQIAVQARQKMALEKVVEEATVVDSDGNTLDKVALFGESPEEQSSDEAEGESAEAETK